TATCGCCAATTCGCTTACACGCTGCGGAAGCGTATTTGGTAATTGCAAAAAGCGATTAAAGGATGGGTCTAAGGTTTCTAGCATGGATGGTTGTGACAATTGAAGCTGCTCCATACTATAGACAGGTTCACTATATGATAGCGTATAGCTTGATAATAATTTGGATTCGTTATTTTGTTGCTCTATACCTATTTTTTCGGTTTGCTCATCCTGTACAAACATGGTTGAATCCTGAGCGGAAACTGACAGCATTCCATACGTTTGAATTAAAAACGGCATTGGAACTGCTATGTCCATCTGAATTTCACGGGTTTTTTCTGGAGATCCCACCTGTAAAGAAGTTAAAATAGGTGTATCAGCTTGATAATAATTTTTACCAAAGTTTCCTTGAGAAAGAATCCACCCTTTTGATGTATAGGTATCCTTCGTATCAATGCGCCAATAGTGGCGATCACGGGAAGTGGCTGTAAAGACTAATGTATTATCTCCCTGAAATGGTCCACCTAATCGACTATCATCATTACTATAGCCAACTGATTTTTTACCCGAGCCCAAATCACCTTGTCCTGCAACCCCTTTGATAAAGGGTACAGGATCAGCCCAGGTCGGTCCCGTCTTCGGTAAAAAGAACGCTACACTACTAACAATTAATACAGAAACAATCATAGGTATAACAAGCTTCCACTTTCCTATTGCATTATTCGTTGCATCGACTTGGAGCCATAGCCGCTTGACTAAAAGTAAGCCTGTCATGATTAAACCCAGTATAATAACCTTTACAATTGCCGTTTTTCCATTGTAGTCACTAAATGTATCTAAAGTAGCAATAAAGAATACTGTTAACACAAAGAAATAGAATATATTATTCCGTACCGTTATCCAATGGTGAATTAAGTATATTAACATCCAAATAAGGGCAAGGAAAAGAACGGTCCTAAACGAATCGGAGACTTGTCCAAATTCTCCTGAGAAAATGGCTGTCATATTCCATTTCCATTCATGTATTAAAAAAGGCAGTGTGTTTCCAGATAAAAAAGGTTCTTTACTAAATACAAATACTATAAACCACGTAATATATCCAAGTTTAATCAACCCTGATAATAGCGGCTGTACCCGAAATAAGCTAAGTGCTAAGGATAGACCAATAAACACCAAAAATAAGTGAAGTAATGCGGTATCAGTCAGCTCCATTACTGGAATAAGCCATTCACGCAAAATTAAAAAAACAATTATATATGCAATCGTTAATTCTATATAATCTCCTACTGTTTTTTTCACGGCTTCATCACCTCCGTGAATAAATGATAATAATCAAGTGGATTAACATGAACAACTTGTACTTGTTTATAGCGCTTAGATAAATCTGTTTGTATAGGTGACTGTTCTGCCACCACAAAACAAATACAGCTTTTCACCATAGTGGCGAGAGTATGTAATAATTCATCAGATACTTCGCTCGTGACATATAACATTGTTGCAACATGCTTAAAGGCTCGTTGATCTCGTAATTGGAATTTAATATTTTCTGTAGACTTTATAGCAGCTAAATGATGCATGACCTGATCCAACTGCTTATTCCCCTGGATTAGTGGAAACACCTTCGTTTTTGCACCCGCTGAAACGAATGAAATATCTCCTCGTTCATCTACTATTGTTTGTAATATTGATGCTACTAGCTCAATCTTTTCTTCAAATAACGGTGATTTTTTCGCATTGAGCACTAACATTAGCTCCTGTGATTGACGATCCTCAAATTCTTTTGATTGTAAAGTTTGCGTTTTTGCAAATGATTTCCAGTGAATCCACGAAAAACGATCACCTGGAACGTACTCACGTAGTCCAACAGCCATTGAAGTATCCTTAACGATGGAATAAGGTGACATCATTGATCCGGCATCAAATTTTGTTTGAAGTGCGGCATATTTCATTTCACGAACTCTTGGATAAATTAAAATCACTTGTTCCTTTTTCGCGGAAACACTTTTTTTTGCCCAGCCAAAGAAATCACTGAAAACAATAGTTACACCTAGGTAACGGTGCTCACCGCGTGGCATATTTTCTAGCATATAACTCCAGCTAAACTTTTTCTTAAAACCTACAAACATAACGGCATTTGCTCCTTGTACCTTCGATTGCACAAGAGACTCACTATTTACTAGCTCCTCCATCATCATATACGCAAATGGGAAGCGTGTTTTTCGCTCTACAGTAATTGTAACCTTAGCTGATTGCCCACTTTCAATATGAGAGGGTTCAATACCACGTTCTACAAGTAAAATTTCCTCCCTTACTAATAAGAAAACAAAGGCATATAACAGAAATGGACTAACTGTAAAAAATACAAACCAACTAACAAAGCCTCCCTGAAACATAGCATAGCAAAATGTAAAAATGATTAACAAAGTTACTAATAAGAAATGTTTACTTTTCTCTATCAAAACTTTCCATTTCTTCATTGCTCCGCAAACCTCTTTGTTGGTACAGGTGTTTTTGCAATTATGCGCTCAATAATTTCTTCGGCAGTTACATTATCATATCGCGCATCAGGCTTTAAAACTAATCGATGACTAAAAACAAATGGTACAAGATATTGGACATCATCCGGTGTAACATAACTACGTCCTTTCAAAAAAGCATAGGCTTGTGAGGCCTTCATTAGCGCAATCGTTGCACGAGGGCTTACCCCTAAATTTACATAGCTATTTTCCCTTGTTTGTGATGCTAACTCTACCATATAATTTTTGACAGAATCTTCAACATACACACCTTGTACGAGTTCCTGTAATTCTTTTAATTGCTCAACTGTTAGTACAGCTTTAATCTTTTCAATTGGCTTACCATTTTCAGCTCGACGTAATATCTCTACCTCTTCATTTCTAGACGGATAACCCATTTTTATTTTTAGTAAAAAACGATCAAGCTGTGCCTCTGGTAATGGGTATGTCCCTTCATGTTCGATCGGATTTTGTGTTGCCATAACGAAAAATGGCTGCTGGATTGCTAGGGTGTTCCCATCGATTGTGACAGAAGCTTCTTCCATTCCTTCAAGCAACGCAGATTGTGTTTTCGGAGATGTACGATTGATTTCATCAGCTAATACAACGTCTCCCATTATCGGACCAGGTCGAAACTCAAATTCCATTGTTTTCGGATTATAAATAGACACCCCAACCACATCAGAGGGCAATAAATCTGGTGTAAATTGAATCCTTTTAAATTGGGCATCGAAAGACTTTGCTAGCGCTCGCACCATCATTGTTTTACCTACACCTGGTACATCCTCTAGTAAAATATGCCCTCTCGCCAGCAAAGCAACTATACTAAGCTCAGCTACCTCTCTTTTACCAATCATTACTTTTTCTATATTTTCTAAAACATCTTGAATTTGCGAATTCATAAATTAAAAAACCTCCCATTTCATCCTACAATTATTTGAATTGCACGATAACTTATCTTAAGCATAACGAAATATTGCTTGTAAGACAATATTATGAAATTCTGTCCATTACTTTTAGCACATAAAAGAAGACTTGTCTGAATTCCTTCAAACAAGTCTACCCACTAACATAGAACGTCATTACCTATCAAAATGTTACAGATTTAATTTTTTTAACCATAAATTCTCTAATGAGGGTGAATCCTCCTGCAAGAGAATTTCCTTTAAGGCTCCTGAGATAAGTATTTTCCCCTCATGTAAAACTAACACATCATCTGCCACTTCTTCAGCAAATGCAAGCAAATGTGTGGAAAATATAACTGTACAGCCTTTGTTTTTTTCCTCGAGCATTAATTTTTTTAGCTCAGCTATCCAAAACGGATCAAGTCCATTTGTTGGCTCATCTAAAATAAGCAATGAGCCATTGCCAAGTAAGCTTTGGGCAAGGTTCAGACGCTGACGCATCCCTTTTGAGAATTGCTTTACTCTCTGTTTTCTTACATCCCATAGCGCAACACGTCTTAATACATTTTCTTGCTCCTCCTTATCAACGTTCTTGAAAGAGGCAAGTAGCTGTAAAATCTCTATGGCTGATAACATCGATGGAAAGTCAACATCATCTGGCATATATCGGATAGTTTGTGGTTTATGCCAAATCATTTCACCTGATTTTTGTTTTTCCTGTCCTGTTAACAATCGAATTAATGTACTTTTGCCAGCGCCATTTCCCCCCACAAGAGCTAGAACACGCCCTGTCTGTAGGGAAAAGGAAGCCTCCAGAAGTCCTCTATTATTGTCATATACATGTGATAATTTGTTGGCTTCTAGTAGCATCATCTTCTTCCCCCTTTCTTTAAAAGCCTACTACTGAAAGCTAATGGGCAAATGATCCAAAGCATCGTTATAGCTCCATATAGCGTGTATCCTAATGATGAGGAGTAAAATTTTGTCACACTATAAAATGCTGGACCTAGCACGCTAGCTTGGTTTGTAAAAATAAAATAGCCGAAGCGTAACCACTCTACAGGATTAATATGTATCGCAATAATGGTAAGCTTTTGCATCACATGACCTGCTACAACAGTTCCTATGGCCATCAAAGCGTAAGAAATGAGCAATAAAAAAATAGACCAAATCACAAGCGATAACGATAGTGCCAATAATCTAGTTTTGGCAAAAGCTCCAATCGAAACGGCTAACGATACAAAAATTAATATACATAGCAAAGTTAACGTGATGAAAATAGTAGGCAATCGCACATCACCTAAAATCCCTCCTAGTGTTACGATAACCCCAAACGCTAACAGCACGACCAATAAAAAGGCTAGTACAGTAGCTATATATTTCCCTGTAATGTATTGCATCCGTGTCATTGGATATGTCTTTAACAACGAGTACCAGCCAGATTCTACATCTCCAGCAATGCTCATACTGCCAATCGTTAGGATAAACAGCGGCAATAAAAATAGTAATACGTTTAAAAATGAGGCAGTTTGACGTGTAAAGCCTTCAACATCAGGAAGTGCCATTTGCTGAATGACAATAATAGCTGTAAAAACAAATGTAAATAGCAGACACACAAGTTGCATCCACCGACTTCTAAGCATTTGCTTCAATTCTAATTTAATCAACATACTATACATCACTCATGGATCCCCCAATTAAAATTGTGTAAATCCTTATAATGAAGCAGTTTTCCCTCTCCTTCTTGCGTCATCCACTCCTGTGCTGCTTGTTTTGTGTCAAAGGCCACTACACCGTAATTCATTGGTGTCCAATACTCCTTGTTGTACACATAGACAGCTTCAAAAACATCAATCCATTCATTTTTTGAGGCATCTTTAATGTAGGCTGCTCCAATTTCTTCATCGCCATTTGAGACTATATATTCCATCAAGCAGCCAATATCATCAAAAATTTCATAATCACCATTTTTCAAGGCTATTTGACCAGCATAAGCATTATGAACAATGCTCATATTACAAATTTTACAAACGTCCGTTTCACTAACTATTTCACGAGGCTCATATGTTTTTTCGCTACAGCCCCACAGTACACCGCAGCACAACAAGATCATCATTACCCATTTTTTCATTTCGTTATCCCTCTTTTCCATAGCCATAAACTACCTACTAGCAAAAGCAAACCTGCTAATGTTTGTATAACATTTAGTTTGTTATTTTCTATTTCATGCTCTGTCACTAATCTCGGTGTATGGTCAACTAACACCCGTGATTCTGTTTTATTAATTTGCTGATCAAGCGTTGTTAATAAAACAACACTAGGAGAGGCCACAAAATATTGGTAGACAGGCTGCCGCACCATCCACTGTCCAAAACTTGACATTGCCACATATGGAACA
This genomic stretch from Lysinibacillus pakistanensis harbors:
- a CDS encoding ABC transporter ATP-binding protein, which codes for MMLLEANKLSHVYDNNRGLLEASFSLQTGRVLALVGGNGAGKSTLIRLLTGQEKQKSGEMIWHKPQTIRYMPDDVDFPSMLSAIEILQLLASFKNVDKEEQENVLRRVALWDVRKQRVKQFSKGMRQRLNLAQSLLGNGSLLILDEPTNGLDPFWIAELKKLMLEEKNKGCTVIFSTHLLAFAEEVADDVLVLHEGKILISGALKEILLQEDSPSLENLWLKKLNL
- a CDS encoding DUF58 domain-containing protein codes for the protein MKKWKVLIEKSKHFLLVTLLIIFTFCYAMFQGGFVSWFVFFTVSPFLLYAFVFLLVREEILLVERGIEPSHIESGQSAKVTITVERKTRFPFAYMMMEELVNSESLVQSKVQGANAVMFVGFKKKFSWSYMLENMPRGEHRYLGVTIVFSDFFGWAKKSVSAKKEQVILIYPRVREMKYAALQTKFDAGSMMSPYSIVKDTSMAVGLREYVPGDRFSWIHWKSFAKTQTLQSKEFEDRQSQELMLVLNAKKSPLFEEKIELVASILQTIVDERGDISFVSAGAKTKVFPLIQGNKQLDQVMHHLAAIKSTENIKFQLRDQRAFKHVATMLYVTSEVSDELLHTLATMVKSCICFVVAEQSPIQTDLSKRYKQVQVVHVNPLDYYHLFTEVMKP
- a CDS encoding transglutaminase TgpA family protein, which produces MKKTVGDYIELTIAYIIVFLILREWLIPVMELTDTALLHLFLVFIGLSLALSLFRVQPLLSGLIKLGYITWFIVFVFSKEPFLSGNTLPFLIHEWKWNMTAIFSGEFGQVSDSFRTVLFLALIWMLIYLIHHWITVRNNIFYFFVLTVFFIATLDTFSDYNGKTAIVKVIILGLIMTGLLLVKRLWLQVDATNNAIGKWKLVIPMIVSVLIVSSVAFFLPKTGPTWADPVPFIKGVAGQGDLGSGKKSVGYSNDDSRLGGPFQGDNTLVFTATSRDRHYWRIDTKDTYTSKGWILSQGNFGKNYYQADTPILTSLQVGSPEKTREIQMDIAVPMPFLIQTYGMLSVSAQDSTMFVQDEQTEKIGIEQQNNESKLLSSYTLSYSEPVYSMEQLQLSQPSMLETLDPSFNRFLQLPNTLPQRVSELAIDITKDKPSVYDQIKAIERYFSYNGFRYDKTAAAIPAEDQDYVDQFLFDTKIGYCDNFSTSMVVLLRSVGIPARWVKGFAPGDAGSVSDGLREYRITNNNAHSWVEAYVPGTGWMEFEPTIGFTGNVNIDYDIEKETPQQEQVTQPEVKQEQPKKEQAPKQKATSSTFSLDVVWTWMKKLTYVWLALLVLLVAVSISLYTKRRTWIPKMQIRAYRKKDANWTNFDASYHDLMKQLSRIGLRRKDGETLRAFAERVDTSLETDKMQKLTVVYEQHIYGKEAYGVDFKELKESWEYLINLTIS
- a CDS encoding nitrous oxide reductase accessory protein NosL — translated: MKKWVMMILLCCGVLWGCSEKTYEPREIVSETDVCKICNMSIVHNAYAGQIALKNGDYEIFDDIGCLMEYIVSNGDEEIGAAYIKDASKNEWIDVFEAVYVYNKEYWTPMNYGVVAFDTKQAAQEWMTQEGEGKLLHYKDLHNFNWGIHE
- a CDS encoding AAA family ATPase; translation: MNSQIQDVLENIEKVMIGKREVAELSIVALLARGHILLEDVPGVGKTMMVRALAKSFDAQFKRIQFTPDLLPSDVVGVSIYNPKTMEFEFRPGPIMGDVVLADEINRTSPKTQSALLEGMEEASVTIDGNTLAIQQPFFVMATQNPIEHEGTYPLPEAQLDRFLLKIKMGYPSRNEEVEILRRAENGKPIEKIKAVLTVEQLKELQELVQGVYVEDSVKNYMVELASQTRENSYVNLGVSPRATIALMKASQAYAFLKGRSYVTPDDVQYLVPFVFSHRLVLKPDARYDNVTAEEIIERIIAKTPVPTKRFAEQ
- a CDS encoding ABC transporter permease; this encodes MYSMLIKLELKQMLRSRWMQLVCLLFTFVFTAIIVIQQMALPDVEGFTRQTASFLNVLLFLLPLFILTIGSMSIAGDVESGWYSLLKTYPMTRMQYITGKYIATVLAFLLVVLLAFGVIVTLGGILGDVRLPTIFITLTLLCILIFVSLAVSIGAFAKTRLLALSLSLVIWSIFLLLISYALMAIGTVVAGHVMQKLTIIAIHINPVEWLRFGYFIFTNQASVLGPAFYSVTKFYSSSLGYTLYGAITMLWIICPLAFSSRLLKKGGRR